The genomic DNA ACACTGCAAACAGCACCAGTGCAGCGCGTTTTCTCCCTACCCTTTGAACACATGAGCCGGAATGAAATTATCTGGCATGGGGAACTAGGATTATCTGTTGCGCTACAAGAAGCTGGCATTCCTCTTCAGGCAGCTTGGAGCGATTTACAGTCCCCCCTAGCCCGCTTTCTTCCCACCAATCCTATGCACACGCACTGGTATTCTCTTGCCGTTTCAGGGCAGGTCCCTTTTATCAAACGCGAACTCTTACGGAACAACAGCTTTGCCATCTCGAACTTGCACCAATGGCCAGAGGTTATTCCCCCAGCCTGCGGCTTTAACCCACAATGGGTTACAGATAGCTTTTGCAAGAACGAATCCAGGCCAGTACCGGCTGCCACAACAGCAAAAGGCCGAACGCTTTATAACCTTATCAGCACAGCAGATGGCCTACGCTGGAAAGTAGGCCATCTGAAACGGTTTATACGTTAGCCTGAGACTTGCGCCACTTCGTGCAACCAGTTTCCCAGTTCTGCGCTTTGCTGTTCAAACGTGGCAAGAGTAGCCTTGTTGGGGTTTACATAGCCCTGCATAAATCCGGGTGTATCCAGAAGATTCTCTACCGCCATATGCAAGGTTTCGGGCCTGCCATCTATAGGGATAAGGGTGCCATTCACCCCATCCTCAATATCCTCTGCCTGCCCACCTGGAGCCGTAGATATCACCCATACATCGCGCGATAATGCTTCACGCACAGTCAAGCCATAGCTTTCCTTCCACTGTGAAGGAAACAGAAGCACATCAATGCTATTGAAAAACTCGTCTATCGTCTCACGCGTATAGGCAGGAATGGTGGAAACCTGCCCCTGTGTTTTCCATGCCCCTGTGTAAACAGATTTGATACCAAGATTAAGCTTGTTATCAACGATAACCAGTTCCCAATCATCTCGTTTTAGCGTTTCAAAGGCACGTTTTACAAGAGAATATCCTTTTATTTCTTCCGTACCTCCAACATAGCCAAACCGCAGCTTTTGGCCTGCTGCTCGTGGCGTATGAGGAGATTTTGGCCACAAAAACCCGTTCCGGTTAACGCGAATTTTGTCTGCTGGAACTCCATTCGCAATAAAAAGCGCACGGTGTTCGGCACTAGGGGTCAGCAGCAATGCCGCATGTTGCATGGCCGTTGTCATCAATACCTGACGTTCAGCCAAATGCCGTGCATGAGGCACACAAAGCTGACACGTGTGCAGATTGATTTTTTCTTGGAAGCAATAATGTCCATCGGCTTTTACCATGAACTGCCGTTCACATAGCCACCAGGCATCATGTAGAGTGATGACGTAAGGAATATTTTTTTCCATACATACCCTTACACAGCCCAGCCCTAACCCTTGTGTTGCGTGAAAATGCACAACTGAAGGACGAAATGCCTCTACCCACTTTTTAAAAGCCTGCGTGGCATCGGTATTATCCAACCCGGCTACGGAATCATGATCTGGGGGCGTAGTCACACCCAGAATATCTGTATTTTCCATACAATAGCGAATGCTGGATTTTCCACGTTCCGGTAAAGCTGGGCGCGAAGTAAACACCGCCACCTTTGTGTTTTCTTGCTGCTGAAGCTGGCGTGTCATTTCTTCCGCAACAAATGTTGCACCGCCAAATGAGCGTGGCTCATAATAAATATTTGCACATAAAATACGTAGTTCTATTGCCTGCTGAACATCCGGTTTGCCAAATGCTGGCAAAACCTGATTTTTCACAATGGCTTCTGGGCTGTAGTGGTCCAGAACATCGTTACGCGCTTGATCGCCAATTGTGCTTCGTAATGTGCTATCTGCCGCTAGCTTTAAAATAGCATCGCGCCATTCTGTATCGGTCTGCGCAACAAGCCCATTTTTACCTTCTTGCACAATCTGCATAAACGCATCACGCGGCGAGCAGATCACTGGCAGACTTAAAACGGCTGCTTCCAGAAACTTGATATTGCTTTTGGCATCATTGAAAATCGTGGGTTCTAACGGCGCGATCGTAATATCGGCCTGTGCCAACAACTTCATATAAGCTGCATAATCCAGCCCCGTTTGGGTATGGACACGCTCACCCAACGAATCAAACTCTGATGGCAGAGTAAGATCTCCAATAATATGCAGTGTCAGCCGCGCATCTGCTTGCATAGCAGCAAGAATACCGGCTGCTGCCAACTTAAAATCGGCATCATGCGTACGTGTGCCTGAACCATAAACAATGCGTATCTCGCGCTGCGTATCATGCTGAGGTACGCCTTCCTGCCGAATGGCCACCACCACATCCAAAGTCTGCTGATCCAGAGCGTTTTCTATAACGACAGTGTGCTGAATGCCGGCTTTTTGCATTGCCTGGGCCAGCACACGTGTAGAAGCGATAGCCTTATCGCAAGACAACAAACATTTACGAAAAAGCCGAACGCCAAAAAGAAGCTCTTCTTGCTCCTGTTTATCCAACGTGGCCAGATTGCCATTCTGCTTATAATCTTCCGCAGAAAAAATAAGATCATCCACTTCCCACCAAGGGGAAAGCTCTAACCGCCTTGTTTCCTTAAGAAGCGTTTCAACCGCAGGAAACGCGGGAACACGGTAAAAAATAACCTCAGTGCACACTTGAAGAGCTGAAAGTGCTTCTTCTGTTTCTCGCCAATCAACAACCTCTACAAGCCACCCTAAAGACCGTAGCTGCTCTTCTTTCTGCCAAACGCGATATTTGGCACATTGGCGCAAAGATAGTTCTGCAATAATAAGGATTCGAGGCGTAAAATTTTTTAAGCGTTCTTGACTAACCTTTGCAGAATAAACCTGATTTATTTTTTCTTCATGCGTTAAAATACTTGTGTTTTTCTTGGTGCCATTATCAACAGTTGCATTCCCCTTGGCAGCTTTACGCTCAAATAGACGCTCGGCAGCACGTCCAACAGATGAACGCGCCAAGCGGTGAGAGATACGAAACCTTACCCCTGCTACACCTTCATCCTGATAAATTTCTTGTAGTCTATGATAAACATCCGAGATCTTTCGGCCGGTAGGCAACTGCCCTTTACTTAAATGCCGGACCACCCTTAACGGGGCCGTAAGACGCCAAGATAACGTATGCTGCCAGATGCTAAGCTGATGTTGTGACTGTGAAAGTTCATGCCGAAGGTAAGATGCTTCATGAGCTATGCCGTCCATGCGCATAGCCTGAATACGCATACTGGCCCGATAACTGGCAGTAAGAGCTTCTTCGGTAGATTGTTGCTTTTCAGGCGTGTCACACGGTAGTTCAGAATACGCCATAAGCTTTAATTCTTTCACAATACTTTAAGAATACCACACAACCTTTTTATACAACCTATTCAAAAAAGAAAAGCCGGACCATAAGGCCCGGCTTTCCTTTTAAGCAAGAACGTAAACCTGTTCTAAAGACTTACTTCAGACCAGAAAACTGGTTTTCGTTCAGGGTATCAACATTCACAAATGTAATCTGGCTGTGATCAGACAGAGTAATTGTGGTGTTGTTACCGCTGTGTGTTGCTTTATCCAGAACGTCTGTCTGGAAAGAAGCTTTGGTGTAATCGTAGTCAACCAGCAGAACGGAGTTGTTAGCAGCGCTACCAAAGTCCTGAATGGTGTAATCTGCGCCGGCAACGCTGTTACGGAAACCGAACACGTTAGCTGCACCGCTACCACCTTCTAGGGTGGCGTTACCTACACCAGCAACCAGCGTATCGGAAGCTGTGCCACCGATGAAGGTCTGGGTGCCTGTTGTGCCTGCGTTGTTACCGAATGCCTGGAACCCGAATGCAGAAGATGCACCATCCAGCGTTTCGTTACCATCATTTGCAACGAACAGGTTGTTCGCGCCAGCACCATCGATAGAGCCCTGCAGGCTTGCACCAACATGGATATCCAGACCGTTGGAACCGAAGATCGTAGCGTGACCAGCCGTAATGGTGGTTTCGCCCGTGCCACCAATAAAGGTGAGATCGTCGGAAACGTTGATCAGTGCAGAATCGGTGTTTTCGGTCTGCAGGTTACCATGAGCAGCGGAAATCGTGCTGTTCTGGCCACCTTCAACAGTGCCTGTAGCACCGGAGAAGTTGATGTAATCCAGAGAACCACCGGTAACGGTGGAAGCACCACCAACCGTGATCTGCTGGCTACCATTGGCATCCACAACCAGGGAGTTGTCAGACAACTGAACCGTGGAGCTGCTGCCAGACAGAGTAACGCTCTGACGACCAGCAGTTGCTGTAATGGTGTCCTGGCCATCGGAATGAACATAGTTCATGCCCGAACCCAGATCGATCGTGTTGTGGCCCTGGCCAGCAGAGATGGTGTTGTTACCAGCACCACTGTTAACTGTGTCATCACCGTTACCGGTCATGATGTTCCAGTTACCTGCCGTGGACAGACTGTTGCCTTCGAACAGGTTGTCACCAGATCCAGCCAGGAACTGGCCGCTCTGATCGCCTGCACGGAAAGCAATACCTGTGTTGGTGCCGCCAAGAACGGTCATGCTGGAGGCTGTGCCACCATATGCATTAACGTTCACCCAGCCATCAAGAGCCGTACCCGGCTGAGTGCTGGCATCGGAACCAATGCTCAGATAATCAACATTACCAGCAACGCGGTAAGAGCCTGCAGAGGTAATAACCCCATAGCCAGCCTTGTTGCTATCGCTAAAGGTTGTGTCCCCAGCAGAAAGATTCTGTGCATCAAGAGTGCTGATGACTGAGTTCAACTGGTTCGACAGGTCAGTGGCCTGGTTGTACAGGACCGAATTCTGTGCGCCGTCTACGGTAACCTGAACATTACCGGACGCACCGACAACCGTGATAATCGGCATGTATCCGTCCTTTTTCTTTACATTTTGCCGCGCTAGCCAGAAATTCCAACCCGCCTACGGCAATCTAACGCTATCCTTTCCTGCTTCGCAAAATACTGCACGAAACGCAAGTAGATTATAGCGTTATTCCCTCGCTAACGGCCGACATTGCATAGCATTGCCAGCCATTAGCACTGTAAGAAATTTCTCTCTTTGATGAAATCAAAAAACGCCTAACCTATAGTGACAAATATTTATAATTTTCCTGATAATTGTATAGAATAGCACATTAGTATTGTTTGTTATTTTTCATCACCATAACTGGACTCGTGCCGGACTCATGCCTGTACCGCCTTCTTCGCTTTCAGAATCTCTCTCATCATTGGAAGATTCTCCGCTTTTCACGCCCGTTGTGCTCATACAAAACAGTACATCTGGATGTGAAAACATACCCTTCCTGACATGGATTCTTAAGGAGGCGTTTTTTAGTGGATTATTATTGGTTGGAAGCAGCCTTTCCATTAAGGAAACTCTGAATTTTAGCTTTAATATTCACCCCTCACCATTCCAACTCACCTTTCAGGCAGAGTTGCCACCTGCAATCACACATAACAATCGAGTTATTTATATAGCTGCGCAAATGTGGCAGGCGACTGAATCCATTCAGCATCTTCTAAATACCGCCCCAGAAGGTACTCTTTTTCTTCTAGAAGGCATAAAAGACTCGCCACGAGCAAAATCGTGGGAGCACCTTTCCACTCTCTTCCCTGCCTTTACACTTCCACAAGGAAAAGGATTGGGAATTCTGGCAACGACAGAGATTGCCAGCCTGTTTCCCCTGCTCACACCGGATTCCCGCCTTTCGGATACGGAAAAAACCACCAAGTGCTTGCTACGTGAACGCTTCGCTTTTGCTGGAGACTTCTGGTTCAACAAAGCACTTCTAACGGCTGCCCATACCCAGATAAATACACTCAAACAGGACCTGGTACAAACGCGCAGTCATGTTTTCTCACAACAAATGCTGACGCATCATGAGAGCGACCAAAGCGCACAGAAAATCGACTCACTTCAAAAAGCTCTTCAACAAACTCGGGAAAACGAACAAGCTCTTATTAAAGAAAAACAAGAGCTTACAGAACGCTTAACTGGCTTTATCAGCACAGTAAAACAGAGAGAAATTTATTCTCAGCAACAAACGGATACTCTTAACAACTACATAATTGGCCTAAGTACATATATAGAATCCTTAAAACAAACGTACTCTGCTTACTCCCAGCACATTCATGATCTATGGAGCCGGTTTGCGCAGGAGGTTCTTGATCGGACTGAAGCGCAAGATGCGCTTAAAACGTATCTTTCAACCCCTTCGGGCGTTATTCGTTCTATTGCACGTGCATTAGTAAAAGGGGTGACTGTTCCCTACGTTCCAGATCTGCCTCACCCCCCACAACTAGAATCCCCTCCGCAGGCCCCTCCGGCTCCGCCACCAGTCTTGCTGGAGCACAACTCCGTTACACCGCTTACTTTTCCTGATGTTCCAGAATCTGCTGCAATTCCTGCCCTTGAACAACCTTTACGGTCTTCTGAATTCAATGTTCTTTTTGTTGCAGGTGAGCCCGACTCCCCCGGCGTAAATTACCGCTGTATCCGCAATGCCGCTGCCTGCTCTCTTGCGGGCTTTCCCGCACAATGGAAGAGCTGCGCAGACGTTGGCCCCGATGATATCAATTGGGCTGATGTGATGGTTCTATGGCGTGTTGAATTCAGCGGCCATGTAGACATTATGCTGCGGCTGGCACGGGAACAAAACATACCTGTTATTTTTGATACAGATGATCTCACGTTTATTCCTAGCCTTGCGCGTATGGATATTATTGATGGCATACGCAGTATTGGCGCCACGGAAGAACGGATAGAAACTGTTTTTACAGATATGCAGCGCACCCTTTTGCGCACAGATATTGGCTTTGCCCCAACAGACGCCTTAGCAGATGCCATGCGGGTTTATCAGCCCGTTACTTATACTGTACCTAATACCTATAATGCAGCATGCTTGGCCCTAAGCCGCAAAGCGTATCGTATGCGTCAGCTTAACCCTGCTGAACAGATTATTCGTATTGGCTACGCAACAGGCTCCCGCACGCACCAGAAAGACTTTGCTCAGGTAAGCGGTGTTCTTGCACGCTTGTTACAGGAAAAACCCAACCTTCGGCTTGTACTGTTTCGTGAAACAGGAAACCATCGCCCCGTTCTGCTCATGAACGAGTTTCCTGAATTCGCACCCGTGCGTGATCAGATAGAATGGCGAGATATGTGCACCTTACCTGCTCTTCCTTCTGAACTAGCCCGTTTTGATATTTCAATTGCGCCACTGGAAACACAGAATCCATTCTGTAACGCCAAAAGTGAATTAAAATTCTTTGAAGCCGCTTTAGCTGGTGTGCCATCAGTTGTTTCACCAACAGCCCCCTTTCGCCAATGTGTTGAAAATGGCAGCACCGGTTTGTTCGCTACAACACCGGAAGAGTGGGAAACCGCACTACGCACGCTTATTGAAAACCCAGATTTGCGCCGCAGTATGGCGCGAAATGCGTATCATGCTGCCCTGTGGCACTTCGGCCCACAACGCCAAGCCATTCTCCTAGGCACCATTATGGAAAGCTTGAAGGGAGAAAAGCAGGCAGCCCAAACTGCTGAAATACAGATTGCACGCGGAAATTACATGGCGCGCAATCTACCAGATATTCCAGATTGCAGCGTACTGTTCGTGCATGATGCTCTGCAAGAAGCAAACGTTACCGTTATTATTACATCTTATAACTACGAAAGCTTTATTCTTGAGGCACTAGAATCCGTTCGACTGCAAACCCTCCCAATCCTTGATTTAGTTGTTGTTGACGATGGTTCTACAGATGGATCAATCAACCTGATCAAAAGCTGGATGGAAAAACAGACAGCGCGCTTTAATCGCCTCGTTCTGCTTCAAACCAATACCAATGCGGGGTTGGGCGGCGCACGTAACTGTGGTGTTACCTACGCTGAAACCCCATTCTTTTTGCCCTTAGATGCAGATAATCGGCTTTTGCCACATGCATGTGAAACACTTGTAAGCGCCACAGATGAATTAACAGCTTACGCCTACCCAATTATTCAGCAATTTGGAGATCCTGCCCAACACCCAACGTTAGGCCAAGAACCTTTCCGCCCCATGCAACTGGTCGCGGGAAATTATATTGATGCCATGGCTCTGGTAGCCAAATGGGCATGGGCTGCCGCTGGTGGTTACTATGTAAGGCGGGATGCAATGGGGTGGGAGGATTATGATCTCTGGTGTACCATGGCCGAATATGGTTTGCGGGGCACCCATGTGCCGGAAGTGCTGGCTGAATATCGCGTACACCAAACATCTATGACCAATAATGTAACGGAAAAGATGGCGCATAAACAGCGCGTCGTCTCATTAGTAGAAGCACGTCACCCGTGGATCAGACTGGTGCAAAAAAGCGCCAAGCAGCGTGAGGTCACAACAAGCTAAAAATTACGGATCAAAACGCTAAGAGCCCTTTTGGAAATTCACGGATGAGCGTTTCGGCGTAGCATGAGGCTTCCCATGGCGATGTGGATCATGGCCTCTGCGACGTCGATCCGCTGTTCGTAGTCCTTCACAAGGCGACGCCAGCGGATCATCCAACCGAAGGTC from Acetobacter ascendens includes the following:
- a CDS encoding glycosyltransferase, which codes for MPVPPSSLSESLSSLEDSPLFTPVVLIQNSTSGCENIPFLTWILKEAFFSGLLLVGSSLSIKETLNFSFNIHPSPFQLTFQAELPPAITHNNRVIYIAAQMWQATESIQHLLNTAPEGTLFLLEGIKDSPRAKSWEHLSTLFPAFTLPQGKGLGILATTEIASLFPLLTPDSRLSDTEKTTKCLLRERFAFAGDFWFNKALLTAAHTQINTLKQDLVQTRSHVFSQQMLTHHESDQSAQKIDSLQKALQQTRENEQALIKEKQELTERLTGFISTVKQREIYSQQQTDTLNNYIIGLSTYIESLKQTYSAYSQHIHDLWSRFAQEVLDRTEAQDALKTYLSTPSGVIRSIARALVKGVTVPYVPDLPHPPQLESPPQAPPAPPPVLLEHNSVTPLTFPDVPESAAIPALEQPLRSSEFNVLFVAGEPDSPGVNYRCIRNAAACSLAGFPAQWKSCADVGPDDINWADVMVLWRVEFSGHVDIMLRLAREQNIPVIFDTDDLTFIPSLARMDIIDGIRSIGATEERIETVFTDMQRTLLRTDIGFAPTDALADAMRVYQPVTYTVPNTYNAACLALSRKAYRMRQLNPAEQIIRIGYATGSRTHQKDFAQVSGVLARLLQEKPNLRLVLFRETGNHRPVLLMNEFPEFAPVRDQIEWRDMCTLPALPSELARFDISIAPLETQNPFCNAKSELKFFEAALAGVPSVVSPTAPFRQCVENGSTGLFATTPEEWETALRTLIENPDLRRSMARNAYHAALWHFGPQRQAILLGTIMESLKGEKQAAQTAEIQIARGNYMARNLPDIPDCSVLFVHDALQEANVTVIITSYNYESFILEALESVRLQTLPILDLVVVDDGSTDGSINLIKSWMEKQTARFNRLVLLQTNTNAGLGGARNCGVTYAETPFFLPLDADNRLLPHACETLVSATDELTAYAYPIIQQFGDPAQHPTLGQEPFRPMQLVAGNYIDAMALVAKWAWAAAGGYYVRRDAMGWEDYDLWCTMAEYGLRGTHVPEVLAEYRVHQTSMTNNVTEKMAHKQRVVSLVEARHPWIRLVQKSAKQREVTTS
- a CDS encoding glycosyltransferase; translated protein: MAYSELPCDTPEKQQSTEEALTASYRASMRIQAMRMDGIAHEASYLRHELSQSQHQLSIWQHTLSWRLTAPLRVVRHLSKGQLPTGRKISDVYHRLQEIYQDEGVAGVRFRISHRLARSSVGRAAERLFERKAAKGNATVDNGTKKNTSILTHEEKINQVYSAKVSQERLKNFTPRILIIAELSLRQCAKYRVWQKEEQLRSLGWLVEVVDWRETEEALSALQVCTEVIFYRVPAFPAVETLLKETRRLELSPWWEVDDLIFSAEDYKQNGNLATLDKQEQEELLFGVRLFRKCLLSCDKAIASTRVLAQAMQKAGIQHTVVIENALDQQTLDVVVAIRQEGVPQHDTQREIRIVYGSGTRTHDADFKLAAAGILAAMQADARLTLHIIGDLTLPSEFDSLGERVHTQTGLDYAAYMKLLAQADITIAPLEPTIFNDAKSNIKFLEAAVLSLPVICSPRDAFMQIVQEGKNGLVAQTDTEWRDAILKLAADSTLRSTIGDQARNDVLDHYSPEAIVKNQVLPAFGKPDVQQAIELRILCANIYYEPRSFGGATFVAEEMTRQLQQQENTKVAVFTSRPALPERGKSSIRYCMENTDILGVTTPPDHDSVAGLDNTDATQAFKKWVEAFRPSVVHFHATQGLGLGCVRVCMEKNIPYVITLHDAWWLCERQFMVKADGHYCFQEKINLHTCQLCVPHARHLAERQVLMTTAMQHAALLLTPSAEHRALFIANGVPADKIRVNRNGFLWPKSPHTPRAAGQKLRFGYVGGTEEIKGYSLVKRAFETLKRDDWELVIVDNKLNLGIKSVYTGAWKTQGQVSTIPAYTRETIDEFFNSIDVLLFPSQWKESYGLTVREALSRDVWVISTAPGGQAEDIEDGVNGTLIPIDGRPETLHMAVENLLDTPGFMQGYVNPNKATLATFEQQSAELGNWLHEVAQVSG
- a CDS encoding beta strand repeat-containing protein; translated protein: MPIITVVGASGNVQVTVDGAQNSVLYNQATDLSNQLNSVISTLDAQNLSAGDTTFSDSNKAGYGVITSAGSYRVAGNVDYLSIGSDASTQPGTALDGWVNVNAYGGTASSMTVLGGTNTGIAFRAGDQSGQFLAGSGDNLFEGNSLSTAGNWNIMTGNGDDTVNSGAGNNTISAGQGHNTIDLGSGMNYVHSDGQDTITATAGRQSVTLSGSSSTVQLSDNSLVVDANGSQQITVGGASTVTGGSLDYINFSGATGTVEGGQNSTISAAHGNLQTENTDSALINVSDDLTFIGGTGETTITAGHATIFGSNGLDIHVGASLQGSIDGAGANNLFVANDGNETLDGASSAFGFQAFGNNAGTTGTQTFIGGTASDTLVAGVGNATLEGGSGAANVFGFRNSVAGADYTIQDFGSAANNSVLLVDYDYTKASFQTDVLDKATHSGNNTTITLSDHSQITFVNVDTLNENQFSGLK